ATCGCGATCCCCGGCCTGGATCCGGCGCAGGCCCGCCAGCTGGTCGACAAGGCGCACATCGTTTGCCCGTACTCCAACGCGACCCGCGGCAATATCGATGTGACGTTGACCCTGGTCTGATGGTCCCGGCGTACCGGTCCGAAGGGCCGGTACGCGGCGACGGTCCCAGCGCGGCGCGGCTTGCAGGGAATGGCAGCCGCGCCGCGCTGGCCTATGGATCGCGCACGATTTAATATGTCCGCTATGTCACATCCCTCTTCATCCCGCGGCGACCCTTATCTGCTGTTGGAAAACCAGCTGTGTTTCGCGCTGTATTCCACCAGCCTGGCGATGAGCAAGGTCTATCGCAGGCTATTGGCCGACCTGGATCTGACCTACCCCCAATACCTGGTCATGCTGGTCCTGTGGGAACAGGATGGCCTGACGGTGTCCGCCATCGGCGAACGCCTGTTCCTGGATAGCGCCACGCTGACGCCACTGCTGAAACGGCTGGAAGCCGCCGGCCTGGTCGAGCGCGCGCGAGCCTCCCGCGACGAGCGGCAGGTGATCGTGTCGCTGACGGAGCAGGGAAGGCAGATGAAGGCCAAGGCCCGCGCCGTCCCGCCCGGGGTGTTGAACGCAACCGGTTGCAGTGCCGCCGAAGCCGGCGGGATGATCAAGCGGCTGGACGCCCTGCGAGCTGCGTTGCAGGATTCCACATGCCCATAGCCAAGCAGAACACGCAGGCCAATCTGGCATACCAGGAGCTGAAAAAACGCATTCTGATGGGGTTCTTCGGCGCCAGCGACCGCCTGCGCGAAATCGAGGTGGCGGAGCTGCTGGACATGGGCCGCACGCCGGTGCGCGAAGCCCTGAAGCGCCTGGAAGACGAAGGCCTGGTCACCCACGAACCGCGCCGCGGTTTGGTGGTGACGTCGCTGGACCAGCAATCGGTCACTGAACTCTATGCCATGCGCGAACTGCTGGAAGGCGGCGCGGCACGCTTCGCCGCCAAGCACGCCAGCGAAGCGGAAATCGACAACATGGCCCATATCCTGGAGGAAGGCCGGCACGGTGGCGACCCGGTCGCGGCCAATCTGGCCTTCCACCAATCCATTTACGGCGCCGCCCACAATAAATTCCTGATCCGTGCCTTGCAGTCCCTGACGGATTCCACCTACCTGCTGGGCCGCAGTACGCTGGAAATGCCGGGGCGCCCGGACGCCGCGCATGGCGAACACCAGGCCATCTACGAAGCCATCCGCGATGGCGACCCCGCGCGCGCCGAG
Above is a genomic segment from Bordetella genomosp. 11 containing:
- a CDS encoding MarR family transcriptional regulator; amino-acid sequence: MSAMSHPSSSRGDPYLLLENQLCFALYSTSLAMSKVYRRLLADLDLTYPQYLVMLVLWEQDGLTVSAIGERLFLDSATLTPLLKRLEAAGLVERARASRDERQVIVSLTEQGRQMKAKARAVPPGVLNATGCSAAEAGGMIKRLDALRAALQDSTCP
- a CDS encoding GntR family transcriptional regulator — translated: MPIAKQNTQANLAYQELKKRILMGFFGASDRLREIEVAELLDMGRTPVREALKRLEDEGLVTHEPRRGLVVTSLDQQSVTELYAMRELLEGGAARFAAKHASEAEIDNMAHILEEGRHGGDPVAANLAFHQSIYGAAHNKFLIRALQSLTDSTYLLGRSTLEMPGRPDAAHGEHQAIYEAIRDGDPARAEQVAREHIRNALLERLKILRAKQSREN